From Bos indicus isolate NIAB-ARS_2022 breed Sahiwal x Tharparkar chromosome 4, NIAB-ARS_B.indTharparkar_mat_pri_1.0, whole genome shotgun sequence, the proteins below share one genomic window:
- the GPR85 gene encoding probable G-protein coupled receptor 85 isoform X3 codes for MQGGKSSEAATGDKSPFLPVQQDRTFNKPSPLWKRVGAPVGSTEAEVAPAAALATAAAAAAAPALLGETVPLRQGRTRLELKEAPSRRRRRALPGCSVKALRQKKNQQFIERRSYSLSGYPTPTDILMANQVKEKRKHDCRSDPFSLWITFSVKWS; via the exons ATGCAGGGAGGGAAAAGTTCAGAAGCAGCTACAGGGGACAAAAGCCCATTTTTACCAGTTCAACAGGACAGGACATTCAATAAACCCAGCCCGCTCTGGAAACGGGTCGGGGCTCCAGTTGGCTCCACAGAGGCAGAAGTAGCCCCTGCCGCCGCCCTCGCCAcggcagccgccgccgccgcggccccTGCGTTACTGGGGGAGACGGTGCCGCTGCGACAGGGGAGGACGCGGCTGGAGCTCAAGGAGGCTCCATCGCGCAGGCGCCGCCGAGCCCTGCCTGGATGCTCAGTCAAGGcactaaggcaaaaaaaaaatcagcaatttatAGAAAGAAGAAGCTATAGTCTGTCGGGATATCCAACACCAACAG atatTCTGATGGCAAatcaagtgaaagaaaagaggaagcatGACTGCAGATCAGATCCGTTCTCTTTGTGGATTACATTTTCAGTAAAAT GGAGCTGA
- the GPR85 gene encoding probable G-protein coupled receptor 85 isoform X1, with protein sequence MANYSHAADNILQNLSPLTAFLKLTSLGFIIGVSVVGNLLISILLVKDKTLHRAPYYFLLDLCCSDILRSAICFPFVFNSVKNGSTWTYGTLTCKVIAFLGVLSCFHTAFMLFCISVTRYLAIAHHRFYTKRLTFWTCLAVICMVWTLSVAMAFPPVLDVGTYSFIREEDQCTFQHRSFRANDSLGFMLLLALILLATQLVYLKLIFFVHDRRKMKPVQFVAAVSQNWTFHGPGASGQAAANWLAGFGRGPTPPTLLGIRQNANTTSRRRLLVLDEFKMEKRISRMFYIMTFLFLTLWGPYLVACYWRVFARGPVVPGGFLTAAVWMSFAQAGINPFVCIFSNRELRRCFSTTLLYCRKSRLPREPYCVI encoded by the coding sequence ATGGCGAACTATAGCCATGCAGCTGACAACATTTTGCAAAATCTCTCTCCTCTAACAGCCTTTCTGAAACTGACTTCCTTGGGTTTCATAATAGGAGTCAGCGTGGTGGGCAACCTTCTGATCTCCATTTTGCTCGTGAAAGATAAGACCTTGCATAGAGCACCTTACTACTTCCTGTTGGATCTTTGCTGTTCAGATATCCTCAGATCTGCAATTTGTTTCCCATTTGTATTCAACTCTGTCAAAAATGGCTCTACTTGGACTTATGGGACTCTGACTTGCAAAGTGATTGCCTTTCTGGGGGTTTTGTCCTGTTTTCACACTGCTTTCATGCTCTTCTGTATCAGTGTCACCAGATACTTAGCTATCGCCCATCATCGCTTCTATACAAAGAGGCTGACCTTTTGGACGTGTCTGGCTGTGATCTGCATGGTGTGGACTCTGTCTGTGGCCATGGCATTTCCCCCAGTTTTAGATGTGGGCACTTACTCATTCATTAGGGAAGAAGATCAATGTACCTTCCAACACCGCTCCTTCAGGGCTAATGATTCCTTAGGATTTATGCTGCTCCTTGCCCTCATCCTCCTAGCTACACAGCTTGTCTACCTCAAGCTGATATTTTTTGTCCACGACCGAAGGAAAATGAAGCCAGTCCAGTTTGTAGCAGCAGTCAGCCAGAACTGGACTTTTCATGGTCCTGGAGCCAGTGGCCAGGCAGCTGCCAATTGGCTAGCAGGATTTGGAAGGGGTCCCACACCACCCACCTTGCTGGGCATCAGGCAAAATGCAAACACCACGAGCAGAAGAAGGCTATTGGTCTTAGATGAAttcaaaatggagaaaagaatcaGCAGAATGTTCTATATAATGACTTTTCTCTTCTTAACCTTGTGGGGCCCCTACCTGGTGGCCTGTTATTGGAGAGTTTTTGCAAGAGGGCCTGTAGTACCAGGGGGATTTCTAACAGCTGCTGTCTGGATGAGTTTTGCCCAAGCAGGAATCAATCCTTTTGTCTGCATTTTCTCCAACAGGGAGCTGAGGCGCTGTTTCAGCACAACCCTTCTTTACTGCAGAAAATCCAGGTTACCAAGGGAACCTTACTGTGTTATATGA
- the GPR85 gene encoding probable G-protein coupled receptor 85 isoform X2, which yields MQGGKSSEAATGDKSPFLPVQQDRTFNKPSPLWKRVGAPVGSTEAEVAPAAALATAAAAAAAPALLGETVPLRQGRTRLELKEAPSRRRRRALPGCSVKALRQKKNQQFIERRSYSLSGYPTPTVGLIESSISGKRCKTEEYRTANHREQFPCSTEAISLPIFAYSDGKSSERKEEA from the exons ATGCAGGGAGGGAAAAGTTCAGAAGCAGCTACAGGGGACAAAAGCCCATTTTTACCAGTTCAACAGGACAGGACATTCAATAAACCCAGCCCGCTCTGGAAACGGGTCGGGGCTCCAGTTGGCTCCACAGAGGCAGAAGTAGCCCCTGCCGCCGCCCTCGCCAcggcagccgccgccgccgcggccccTGCGTTACTGGGGGAGACGGTGCCGCTGCGACAGGGGAGGACGCGGCTGGAGCTCAAGGAGGCTCCATCGCGCAGGCGCCGCCGAGCCCTGCCTGGATGCTCAGTCAAGGcactaaggcaaaaaaaaaatcagcaatttatAGAAAGAAGAAGCTATAGTCTGTCGGGATATCCAACACCAACAG TAGGGCTTATTGAGAGCTCCATTTCTGGAAAGCGTTGCAAGACTGAGGAATATCGGACTGCGAATCACCGGGAACAGTTCCCTTGCAGCACAGAAGCAATCTCTCTCCCCATCTTCGC atatTCTGATGGCAAatcaagtgaaagaaaagaggaagcatGA